A single Deinococcus misasensis DSM 22328 DNA region contains:
- a CDS encoding amino acid ABC transporter ATP-binding protein, with product MGYTYPARLQGAKDIIIADKVNKHYGSYHALRDVSINVKQGEVVVIIGPSGSGKSTFIRTINHLEQHQGGKIVVDGIELNNDVKNIDQIRRDVGMVFQQFNLFPHLTVLQNITLAPIRVRKWDKKKAEQKAYELLDRVGIREQAEKFPAQLSGGQQQRVAIARALAMEPKILLFDEPTSALDPEMIKEVLDVMKELAHSGITMLVVTHEMGFAREVADRVVFFDKGAIVEEATPEDFYNNPQHERSKLFLSQILGH from the coding sequence ATGGGTTACACATATCCGGCCCGACTTCAGGGCGCCAAAGACATCATCATCGCCGACAAGGTCAACAAGCATTACGGCAGCTACCATGCCCTCCGTGACGTCTCCATCAACGTCAAGCAAGGTGAGGTCGTCGTCATCATTGGACCTTCCGGCTCTGGGAAAAGCACGTTCATTCGCACCATCAACCACCTTGAGCAGCATCAGGGCGGCAAGATCGTGGTAGACGGCATCGAACTCAACAACGACGTGAAAAACATCGACCAGATCCGCCGGGATGTGGGGATGGTGTTCCAGCAGTTCAACCTGTTCCCCCACCTGACGGTCTTGCAGAACATCACTCTGGCCCCGATCCGGGTCAGGAAGTGGGACAAAAAGAAAGCCGAACAGAAAGCCTACGAACTGCTGGACCGGGTAGGCATCCGCGAACAGGCCGAGAAATTCCCCGCGCAACTCTCTGGAGGGCAACAGCAACGTGTAGCGATTGCCAGAGCGTTGGCAATGGAACCGAAGATCCTGTTGTTCGATGAGCCGACCAGTGCGCTGGATCCAGAGATGATCAAGGAAGTGCTGGACGTGATGAAAGAGTTGGCACACTCGGGGATCACCATGCTGGTGGTGACGCACGAGATGGGGTTTGCTCGGGAAGTGGCGGACCGGGTGGTGTTCTTCGACAAGGGAGCGATTGTGGAGGAAGCCACCCCAGAGGACTTCTACAACAACCCGCAGCATGAACGCTCCAAGTTGTTTTTGAGTCAGATCCTCGGGCACTAG
- a CDS encoding Imm1 family immunity protein: MTPVGTVIWQGMSRALQVTSRAELVWAIEQALKEAQSRGMPLSLELCVHNTGVMSIVVGAERSYLVFKPQNGRFCHVADDVKQGTCMVFLEDGHLSEIDLKFTVPFELAREALLSFAETGEIPRTLSWMSA; the protein is encoded by the coding sequence ATGACTCCAGTTGGAACGGTCATCTGGCAAGGCATGTCCAGAGCATTGCAAGTGACTTCGCGTGCCGAACTCGTGTGGGCCATCGAACAGGCCCTGAAAGAAGCCCAGTCCAGAGGAATGCCCCTTTCCCTTGAACTCTGCGTGCACAACACCGGAGTCATGAGCATCGTGGTGGGGGCCGAGCGCAGTTATCTGGTGTTCAAACCCCAAAACGGTCGGTTTTGCCATGTGGCCGATGATGTCAAACAGGGCACCTGCATGGTGTTTCTGGAAGACGGTCACCTCTCAGAAATCGATCTGAAATTCACAGTGCCGTTTGAGCTGGCCCGTGAAGCACTGCTCAGCTTTGCAGAAACCGGTGAAATTCCCAGAACCCTGAGTTGGATGAGTGCTTGA
- a CDS encoding nuclease A inhibitor family protein, whose protein sequence is MNRLLLGFCCVLMLGTVSCNQRSIPEPQMILMEQALPMGAFKTAVMDAVQGMLFPSESDFPFGWFESNLKILPEASRFASHVGKKGEVAQKMALDVFFQRYTRIEPWMDEGQVQFAHQMQNLQRIYQNSSKKLAVYRVGTVQVHIYIVTVVQGRVVGLHTISIET, encoded by the coding sequence ATGAACCGTCTGCTTTTGGGTTTTTGTTGTGTGCTCATGCTGGGCACCGTGTCCTGCAATCAACGTTCCATTCCAGAGCCACAAATGATACTGATGGAACAGGCTTTGCCCATGGGGGCTTTCAAAACGGCAGTCATGGATGCGGTGCAAGGAATGCTTTTTCCCAGCGAATCAGATTTTCCTTTTGGGTGGTTCGAGAGCAACCTCAAAATCCTGCCAGAGGCTTCCCGGTTTGCTTCCCATGTGGGCAAGAAAGGGGAGGTCGCACAGAAAATGGCTCTGGATGTGTTCTTCCAGAGGTACACCCGCATCGAACCGTGGATGGATGAGGGACAGGTGCAGTTTGCCCATCAAATGCAAAACCTGCAACGCATTTATCAGAACAGCAGCAAGAAACTGGCGGTGTACCGTGTGGGAACCGTGCAGGTACACATCTATATTGTGACGGTGGTTCAGGGGCGTGTGGTGGGCCTCCACACCATCAGCATAGAGACTTGA
- a CDS encoding MFS transporter — MLWRQRMRENNFKFGVFNGWLVLMADGLMNPSIVIAAFATQLGASNLTIGLIPALSAGMWFLPQLYVASIVRSYPRKLPVYNKMANIRTIMYMCLALTSFLFIGQPTLLLALFLLCIAGSSLAAGITGLPWLEVVSKIIPQQERPLFFGMRNLGGGILAFGAGILVRFIMDSDLAFPYNYSLIFFLGGLIYTAGYAVFGRVQEPDEPVQPRTNVFEDIRNIPNMLRKDPDMRRFLVARALVAIGGIAEPFFAVYALKNLHIEPTFIGYFLMVIAGVVPLSNLFWTWIGTDKGSRRVMRIATSIALLAPIVALLTPPDKPAMYLLVFMLYSMAQQGYGLAFGSYTLNISPAHDRSRYLGTMNTLMAFMVFAPAAGGLLADQSGYRAVFFVSIGAFVLAWLFLSKLRKDA, encoded by the coding sequence ATGCTGTGGCGACAACGGATGCGGGAAAACAACTTCAAGTTTGGGGTGTTCAATGGTTGGCTGGTCCTGATGGCCGATGGCCTGATGAACCCGAGCATCGTGATTGCTGCGTTTGCCACGCAACTCGGGGCCAGCAATTTGACCATTGGATTGATTCCTGCCCTGAGTGCCGGAATGTGGTTCTTGCCCCAGCTTTATGTGGCGTCCATTGTGCGCAGCTATCCCCGAAAACTGCCGGTTTACAACAAGATGGCGAACATCCGGACCATCATGTACATGTGTCTGGCCCTCACCAGTTTTCTGTTCATTGGTCAGCCCACCTTGTTGCTGGCCCTGTTTTTGCTGTGCATTGCGGGCAGTTCTCTGGCCGCAGGAATCACTGGTTTACCGTGGCTGGAAGTGGTGTCCAAGATCATACCCCAGCAAGAACGCCCCTTGTTTTTTGGGATGCGCAACCTTGGGGGAGGGATTCTGGCTTTTGGTGCTGGCATTCTGGTGCGTTTCATCATGGATTCCGATCTGGCTTTTCCCTACAACTATTCCCTGATTTTCTTTCTGGGAGGGTTGATTTACACGGCTGGATACGCGGTGTTTGGTCGGGTGCAGGAACCCGATGAGCCCGTGCAACCCCGCACCAATGTCTTTGAGGACATCCGCAACATTCCCAACATGCTGCGCAAAGATCCGGACATGCGCCGTTTTCTGGTGGCAAGGGCTCTGGTCGCCATCGGAGGAATTGCCGAACCGTTCTTTGCCGTGTATGCCTTGAAAAACCTGCACATCGAGCCCACCTTCATCGGTTACTTCCTGATGGTGATTGCTGGGGTGGTTCCGCTGTCCAACCTGTTCTGGACGTGGATTGGCACAGACAAAGGCAGCCGAAGGGTGATGCGGATTGCCACCTCGATTGCCCTGCTGGCCCCCATCGTGGCTTTGCTGACCCCACCAGACAAACCGGCCATGTATCTGCTGGTGTTCATGCTATACAGCATGGCACAGCAAGGCTACGGTCTGGCTTTTGGCAGTTACACCCTGAACATCTCCCCTGCCCATGACCGCAGCCGTTACCTCGGGACCATGAACACCCTCATGGCCTTCATGGTGTTTGCTCCGGCAGCAGGGGGATTGCTGGCAGACCAGAGTGGATACCGTGCCGTGTTTTTCGTGTCCATTGGGGCATTTGTGCTGGCATGGCTTTTCCTGAGCAAACTGCGCAAAGATGCGTGA
- a CDS encoding RtcB family protein: protein MLIPKDVIEIGYQGREIKEALRAAEVAKNQKHPKARIVQDLNAVMSSPEQYLDHAIYKHLAALMHQKRDQAQLIKSPLDYAIWGRENIEDGAFGQMQNVMSLAPTVAGALMPDAHFGYGMPIGGVAGLENAVSPAMIGYDIACRVRISVFDGPLSGKKTLKNDKLRRILLNNTRFGAGEGWSKNDAPEHDVLDDPRWNSIAIAKQLKDKARIQIGTSGSGNHFVEFGILTLEEASQELGLDAGEYLALMSHSGSRGVGHKIATEYMKRAEKNLPNLDLPYKALAWLDLNTEDGQEYWEAMNLMGDYASANHAIIHERIAEDLGAQIIGHVENHHNFAWKEQHGGKELIVHRKGATPAAEGQLGVIPGSMTQPAYIVVGKGEEKSLTSASHGAGRKIGRRAAERTYDQQDLKKAAKDAGVEVIGAGVDEGPYCYKDVQEVMQAQRDLVRPIASFQPKIVRMDAGNEDI, encoded by the coding sequence ATGTTGATTCCCAAAGATGTCATCGAAATCGGCTATCAGGGCCGTGAAATCAAAGAAGCTTTGCGTGCTGCCGAGGTGGCCAAAAACCAGAAGCACCCCAAAGCCCGCATTGTGCAAGACCTGAATGCCGTGATGTCCAGTCCCGAGCAGTATCTGGACCATGCCATTTACAAGCATCTGGCTGCCCTGATGCACCAGAAGCGCGATCAGGCCCAGCTGATCAAGAGCCCTCTGGACTATGCCATCTGGGGTCGTGAAAACATCGAAGATGGTGCTTTCGGACAGATGCAAAACGTCATGAGCCTTGCTCCCACGGTGGCTGGAGCCCTGATGCCCGATGCCCACTTCGGATACGGAATGCCCATTGGTGGGGTGGCCGGTCTGGAAAATGCAGTCAGTCCAGCCATGATCGGTTACGACATCGCCTGCCGGGTGCGCATCAGCGTCTTTGATGGGCCCCTGTCTGGCAAGAAGACCCTCAAAAACGATAAATTGCGCAGAATCCTGCTGAACAACACCCGTTTTGGTGCCGGAGAAGGCTGGTCCAAAAATGATGCCCCAGAGCACGATGTCCTTGATGATCCCCGCTGGAACAGCATCGCCATTGCCAAGCAACTCAAAGACAAAGCACGAATCCAGATCGGCACCTCTGGAAGCGGGAACCACTTTGTGGAATTCGGCATCCTGACGTTGGAAGAAGCCTCTCAGGAACTGGGTCTGGATGCAGGTGAATACCTTGCCCTGATGAGCCACTCGGGTTCGCGTGGTGTGGGACACAAAATTGCCACCGAATACATGAAGCGTGCAGAGAAGAACCTGCCCAATCTGGATTTGCCCTACAAGGCTCTGGCATGGCTGGACCTGAACACCGAAGACGGTCAGGAATACTGGGAAGCCATGAACCTGATGGGCGATTACGCCAGTGCCAACCACGCCATCATCCATGAACGCATCGCCGAAGACCTTGGGGCGCAGATCATCGGGCATGTGGAGAACCACCACAACTTCGCATGGAAGGAACAGCACGGAGGCAAAGAGTTGATCGTGCACCGCAAAGGGGCCACCCCTGCGGCAGAGGGTCAACTCGGGGTGATTCCGGGCAGCATGACCCAGCCTGCTTACATCGTGGTCGGCAAAGGTGAGGAAAAAAGCCTGACCAGTGCCAGTCATGGTGCTGGACGCAAAATTGGCCGCCGTGCAGCAGAACGCACTTACGACCAGCAGGACCTGAAAAAAGCGGCGAAAGACGCGGGTGTAGAGGTCATTGGTGCAGGTGTAGACGAAGGCCCATATTGCTACAAAGACGTGCAGGAAGTGATGCAGGCCCAGAGGGATCTGGTCAGGCCCATCGCATCCTTCCAGCCCAAAATCGTGCGCATGGACGCTGGCAACGAAGACATCTGA
- a CDS encoding RNA ligase (ATP), with protein sequence MLWMVSKHIAELKPHPNADALDIVKLGANQLVVKKGEMQNGDTVLFIPKDSLLPEHMQPDFPYAREGRVRTVQLRGEISMGIALPLAAVQWFFGDEIHALIQLADIGEDVSAVLGIEKYEPQIPAHMHGEVEIMPIHVVYGQHDCNQYGTYRDELDFNERVVVTEKLHGSQGIYLFVRGETGQEVYATSKGMLRKGLLLKPSESNVYWQALKNTGLSEKIQTLAGQTVQVIGEVIPVQKGYPYGQSKITLRIFEVRIDGKILPYDAPELLPLKDLWVPVIYDGKFGKADLYALSKGKEQVSGQGLHIREGVVVRPHVDRKALDGEWLKLKVINPAYKETGEEFN encoded by the coding sequence ATGTTGTGGATGGTTTCAAAACACATTGCTGAACTCAAACCGCATCCCAATGCGGATGCACTGGACATCGTGAAGCTCGGGGCCAATCAACTGGTGGTCAAAAAAGGCGAAATGCAAAATGGCGATACAGTCCTTTTCATCCCCAAGGATTCCCTTCTCCCAGAGCACATGCAGCCTGATTTCCCTTATGCCAGAGAAGGCCGGGTTCGGACGGTGCAACTGCGTGGTGAGATCTCGATGGGGATTGCCTTGCCTTTGGCAGCGGTCCAGTGGTTTTTTGGGGATGAAATCCATGCCCTGATCCAGCTTGCCGACATCGGTGAAGATGTTTCTGCTGTGCTGGGCATCGAAAAATACGAGCCTCAAATTCCTGCCCACATGCATGGAGAAGTGGAAATCATGCCCATCCATGTGGTGTATGGTCAGCACGACTGCAACCAGTACGGCACCTACCGCGATGAACTCGATTTCAATGAACGGGTGGTGGTCACGGAAAAGCTGCACGGCTCTCAGGGCATTTACCTGTTTGTCAGAGGAGAAACGGGTCAGGAAGTGTACGCCACCTCCAAAGGGATGCTCAGAAAAGGCCTTCTGCTCAAGCCCTCTGAAAGCAACGTGTACTGGCAGGCCCTCAAAAACACCGGACTTTCCGAGAAAATTCAAACCCTTGCAGGCCAGACGGTTCAGGTGATTGGAGAGGTGATTCCGGTCCAGAAAGGCTACCCTTACGGCCAGAGCAAAATCACTTTGCGCATCTTTGAAGTACGCATTGACGGAAAAATCCTGCCCTATGATGCCCCAGAACTGCTGCCCCTGAAAGACCTCTGGGTGCCAGTGATTTACGACGGCAAATTTGGCAAGGCCGACCTGTACGCCCTCAGCAAAGGAAAAGAGCAGGTGTCAGGGCAGGGTCTGCACATCCGCGAAGGGGTGGTGGTGCGTCCCCACGTGGACCGCAAAGCTCTGGACGGTGAGTGGCTGAAACTCAAAGTCATCAACCCGGCTTACAAAGAGACCGGCGAAGAATTCAACTGA
- a CDS encoding 3'-5' exonuclease — MDKLLIIDVESTCWQGKIPAGMTSEVIELGYAMLQKGEGVLEWGSFLIPPERSEISPFCTELTTISAQTFVDEADKVVSRQDLLSKLDALVGKHGWLSFKSCTWASWGDYDFKMLCKTFGEHQLNKDHHINIKKQHAAFRGLPKALGMGQALNLEGLVLHGTHHRGGDDAYNIAQIARKALDW; from the coding sequence ATGGACAAGTTGCTGATCATCGATGTGGAATCCACCTGCTGGCAAGGCAAGATCCCTGCTGGCATGACCAGTGAGGTCATTGAACTCGGGTATGCCATGTTGCAAAAAGGGGAGGGTGTGCTGGAATGGGGTTCTTTCTTGATCCCTCCCGAGCGCAGTGAAATCAGCCCGTTTTGCACCGAACTGACCACCATCAGTGCGCAAACTTTTGTGGATGAAGCGGACAAGGTGGTGTCCCGTCAGGACTTGCTTTCAAAACTGGATGCGCTGGTTGGCAAGCATGGTTGGCTGTCCTTCAAATCCTGCACATGGGCATCGTGGGGCGACTACGATTTCAAGATGCTCTGCAAGACTTTTGGGGAACACCAACTGAACAAAGACCACCACATCAACATCAAAAAACAACATGCAGCATTTCGGGGTTTGCCAAAAGCTCTGGGCATGGGTCAGGCCTTGAATCTGGAAGGACTGGTTTTGCATGGCACCCATCACCGGGGTGGAGACGATGCTTACAACATCGCCCAGATTGCCCGCAAAGCGCTGGATTGGTGA
- the glgC gene encoding glucose-1-phosphate adenylyltransferase, whose protein sequence is MAKRVLGMILAGGQGTRLSPLTAKRSKPAVPFGSKYRIIDFALNNFINSGIFSIYVLTQFKAQSLTEHIQRGWRFGTFLSDYFITLVPAQMYRYEELGPVWYRGTADAVYQNLHLVQNYHADYVAVFSGDHIYKMNVNHMIEMHQDTRADITIAAYPMPVSQASRFGVMQVDERYRIIGFEEKPKDPKALPDKPDTALTSMGNYIFSARALEELLHEAEREGGYDFGKDIIPKAIRDGYHVQAYDFARNPIPGQSAPNTYWRDVGTLDAYFEANMDLVSAKPEFDLYNPEFPLRTAMEFSPPAKFVHEAGDRTGRALNSLLAGGVIVSGGTVRESVVSRRVRVNSYAELNRSVVLDEVEIGRHCRIQNAIIDKNVHIPPGTQIGYDLEEDRSRGFVVTESGVVVVPKSYNFK, encoded by the coding sequence GTGGCGAAACGAGTATTAGGAATGATTCTGGCAGGCGGACAAGGCACACGACTCAGCCCCCTCACCGCCAAACGGTCCAAGCCCGCAGTGCCCTTCGGCAGCAAATACCGCATCATTGATTTTGCGCTGAACAATTTCATCAACTCGGGCATTTTCAGCATTTACGTGCTCACCCAGTTCAAAGCCCAATCGCTCACCGAACACATTCAACGGGGCTGGCGTTTCGGCACGTTCCTCTCGGACTACTTCATCACCCTCGTTCCTGCACAAATGTACCGCTACGAGGAACTTGGTCCGGTGTGGTACCGCGGAACCGCTGATGCGGTGTACCAGAACCTCCACCTCGTGCAAAACTACCATGCAGACTATGTGGCTGTGTTCTCGGGTGACCACATCTACAAGATGAACGTCAACCACATGATCGAAATGCACCAGGACACCCGTGCAGACATCACCATCGCCGCTTACCCCATGCCGGTCAGTCAGGCCAGCCGTTTCGGGGTCATGCAGGTGGACGAGCGTTACCGCATCATTGGGTTTGAAGAAAAACCCAAAGATCCCAAAGCCCTGCCAGACAAACCCGACACCGCCCTCACCAGCATGGGCAACTACATCTTCTCCGCCAGAGCTCTGGAAGAACTGCTGCACGAAGCCGAACGCGAAGGCGGTTACGACTTCGGCAAAGACATCATTCCCAAAGCCATCCGCGATGGTTACCATGTGCAGGCTTACGACTTTGCCCGCAACCCCATCCCCGGCCAGAGTGCACCCAACACCTACTGGCGCGATGTGGGAACCCTGGACGCTTACTTCGAGGCCAACATGGACCTCGTGAGCGCCAAACCCGAGTTTGACCTGTACAACCCCGAATTCCCCCTGCGCACCGCCATGGAATTCAGCCCTCCCGCCAAGTTTGTCCACGAAGCCGGAGACCGCACCGGACGGGCCCTCAACAGCCTGCTGGCCGGGGGCGTGATTGTCTCTGGGGGCACCGTGCGTGAAAGCGTGGTGTCTCGCCGCGTTCGGGTGAACAGCTACGCCGAACTGAACCGCAGCGTGGTCCTCGATGAAGTGGAAATTGGCCGTCACTGCCGGATCCAGAACGCCATCATTGACAAAAACGTGCACATCCCACCAGGAACCCAGATCGGTTACGACCTTGAAGAAGACCGCTCCAGAGGCTTCGTGGTCACCGAGAGTGGCGTGGTGGTGGTGCCGAAGTCTTACAATTTCAAGTAA